Proteins found in one Artemia franciscana chromosome 13, ASM3288406v1, whole genome shotgun sequence genomic segment:
- the LOC136035015 gene encoding interferon-induced very large GTPase 1-like isoform X2: MEENCEKRKKSIGDQDSMLSEDEEIPSVTEMKDPLLTYAAVCEKGLSTHVDKIENKFTKIDSSSSSAFVTSMRSLEENGLTKENCKEDTIVESTSNYGTLTQTNISSPLPRQISANDSAKLANKSENKSAKIDTSSASAFVASVRSLEKIGIIEESFKEGAPKEQDSDSNISTEKNIKSVPIKPISPKDNAPSVPSDKSENISPEIKRPHASVATSFVNTDSNGKRYQGESSAFAAMNETSFSGHMQNFVSIKPAYENAVKINGTGRNQNSDLSPSLNFNDKTDKIPISILHENEDPYETSWPTEREICSILDKLQLSTYRKQKLTLEKVKEFSMCKPSGAKGSSEAVSKFFHKLMHNSVEARNEIMFEKSNMEHNSMDLMYCFLLIADDFLRQEIFSRLAVLQFSVPFLIKDPSTKYLLLNWSLVNITKRWKTLNGKSFIESDVHSGNFVYCSFVRIGDLSFSKSKVINKLFPKGNEPFQNYDEDDVPRTFSSGSLELSWLLPVRDENFEPLATVNLRGDSKNNIDLAMYVAKQSSVLCVFIGNTSVETERLLISLAKFCSMMIVISDKKLNADDLVKGLPKKTNFVYIRDTESRIIQKLKPLVLNKKLKKKNFSEWEEGAKAFDFLLEDSNECMQVAKEAALTLAKEIGRNKLSSLPLSGKLWKDYNAIHKRQKRVTEKPTDISVKKYTESLEQNKRKIRTQQGTLMPAKFFEHFAERLILNQKERRYFLFWLSQYLERFSRDPASSKDIGIEHLMRELCQIYMLHISNDSPYNKSSLARILKQNDANIEVSFQHTMIDVLLAGHPIELFDGDAQGIPDLFFVDFMRALEDRMGKRNSIGVVSVLGVQSSGKSTLLNAMFGCKFTVSSGRCTKGVNMQLITVQKQYAAKFNIDYILVLDTEGLKSPERQDLMGNDEHDSELATFVVGLSDIVVLNVASESMDALKDIIQITIHAFLRMKDVNYQKTKCLFVHQNTGDPSNHQKLTNERKLFEKTLKELTEIAAKSEIGTTQVCFKDILDYDEDKSHEYFCCLYDGTPPMAAINQGYAEKVMSVKESILLSLSKNQRQTPSSFSKKVLQIWDAVLSEDFLYSFKNSFIAFKRGALDDKFAELEWEFRQELKKHLEIYQTEISNSKELLSLQLYVQRIEEVFDDIPERMVQKMEEYLKDDPVSKRLFFEEVKSSVDHLMIKTKTELLESLKDSIEREKSKRVVASKELGFEMFFQERIASLGERFRSEGKSLDENEATAEFDKLWDHLLSDIGDHSFRRIERTNFEMQVREYLMQKYSKRYGKCLKSELKNKESLAEFAREQIDISSLYDEKSYWTRLKNFGASYFSSRQQLPVDHLDHYHTTNRLAVNLIKTFENDIERTLGNKDLCFENWYSVMVQLHHDLNISFENPMYHLFNSNMVVRAKITLHIFGTFVQYLDKFRDIFLENNDPMRKIARRKNHFRKFFLGLCASRSLASTAAGRFIEDCYIPGITETIEISIDRVLAAQFKSANTEFTNRKTCEIALLRDTHDTGDFNFYLKLIHQYKKHLEDWLHFKMTKYFKKPCPCETCSRYNRNIFSHVIFERTDSLNQSIWIVLEDIVGGPKSDISVVEVLQKISDASKQNVILKMETMKPYLNLTTGHEFALILMKELERFQDDNLTEKKKWIDRAVLYLIESLIGCGTCCPFCGAPCSLSSSQHDEHSTNFHRPQVIVGYSYEGSNDAMIENCPAYLAKGTSFRNQDSRWQFVSYKDYKTIYPNWNIMPSLSIESGIFWKWVLVEKACEFELYYGFNSNSIPTEWRDITWESVERDFESQLQKIGEDEGEESE, from the exons ATGgaggaaaattgtgaaaaaaggaagaagagcATTGGGGATCAAGATAGCATGCTCTCAGAGGACGAGGAGATACCTAGTGTGACGGAGATGAAG GATCCTTTACTTACCTATGCAGCAGTCTGTGAGAAAGGTCTGTCGACGCATGTAGACAAaatcgaaaacaaatttaccaaaattgaCTCTTCATCATCATCTGCATTCGTCACTTCCATGAGAAGTTTGGAGGAAAATGGATTAACCAAAGAGAACTGCAAAGAAGATACAATAGTTGAATCAACTTCCAACTATGGTACACTTACCCAGACAAATATTTCATCACCGTTACCTAGACAAATCAGTGCAAATGATTCTGCTAAACTTGCCAATAAAAGCGaaaataaatctgccaaaattgaCACATCATCTGCTTCTGCCTTCGTCGCCTCTGTGAGAAGTTTGGAGAAAATTGGAATAATCGAAGAGAGCTTCAAAGAAGGCGCGCCAAAGGAGCAAGATTCGGACAGCAATATATCTaccgaaaaaaatataaaatcagtTCCAATTAAACCGATTAGTCCAAAAGATAATGCACCTTCAGTGCCTTCagataaaagtgaaaatatctcTCCCGAAATTAAAAGACCGCATGCATCCGTGGCCACTTCTTTCGTAAATACTGATTCTAATGGGAAGCGCTATCAAGGAGAAAGTTCAGCTTTCGCAGCTATGaatgaaacaagtttttcaggTCATATGCAGAATTTTGTGAGCATTAAACCTGCGTATGAAAACGCTGTTAAAATTAACGGGACAGGTAGAAACCAGAATTCTGATCTTTCAccttcattgaattttaatgacaaGACTGACAAAATACCTATCAGTATTTTACATGAAAACGAAGATCCATACGAAACTTCTTGGCCCACAGAAAGAGAAATATGTTCCATTCTTGACAAGCTCCAATTGTCCACCTACAGGAAGCAAAAGTTAACCCTTGAGAAAGTAAAAGAGTTTAGCATGTGCAAACCCTCTGGTGCAAAAGGGTCTTCAGAAGCTGTGTCGAAATTCTTCCATAAACTAATGCACAACTCCGTAGAAGCTAGGAATGAGATtatgtttgaaaaatcaaatatggAGCATAACTCAATGGACTTGATGTATTGTTTCCTTCTTATTGCTGACGATTTCCTAAGACAAGAAATTTTTTCACGGTTGGCAGTTTTACAGTTTTCAGTTCCGTTTCTCATCAAAGATCCATCTACAAAATACCTTTTATTAAACTGGTCCCTAGTGAATATCACCAAACGGTGGAAAACTTTGAACGGCAAATCCTTTATTGAAAGTGACGTCCATTCAGGAAATTTTGTCTATTGCTCGTTTGTAAGAATTGGAGATCTTTCATTCTCAAAGTCGAAGGTTATCAATAAATTGTTCCCAAAAGGAAATGAGCCTTTCCAAAACTATGATGAAGACGATGTTCCGAGAACCTTTTCTAGTGGATCCTTGGAACTATCTTGGCTACTTCCCGTTagggatgaaaattttgaacccTTAGCCACTGTTAATCTACGTGGAGACTCTAAGAACAACATCGATTTGGCAATGTACGTCGCTAAACAATCAAGTGTTCTGTGTGTATTTATTGGTAATACTTCAGTTGAAACCGAGCGTCTTTTAATATCTTTAGCTAAATTCTGTTCGATGATGATTGTTATCTCTGACAAGAAGCTAAATGCGGATGATCTAGTCAAAGGGCTTCCAAAAAAAACGAACTTCGTGTATATCAGAGACACCGAGTCTCGTATAATCCAGAAATTGAAGCCtctagttttaaataaaaaattgaagaaaaagaacTTCTCAGAATGGGAAGAAGGAGCTAAAGCTTTTGACTTTCTATTGGAAGATTCAAATGAATGTATGCAAGTTGCTAAAGAAGCTGCTCTAACTCTAGCGAAGGAAATAGGAAGAAATAAACTTTCTAGTCTGCCTCTATCTGGAAAATTGTGGAAGGACTACAATGCTATTCATAAGAGACAAAAGCGTGTAACGGAAAAACCAACTGACATATCAGTAAAAAAATACACTGAATCATTAGAACAGAATAAGAGAAAAATCCGAACACAGCAGGGTACCTTGATGCCAGCAAAATTTTTTGAGCATTTTGCTGAGAGGTTGATCCTTAATCAGAAAGAAAGAAGGTATTTTTTATTCTGGTTGTCTCAATACCTTGAAAGGTTTTCAAGAGATCCTGCCAGTAGCAAGGACATTGGCATAGAACACCTGATGAGAGAACTTTGTCAGATTTATATGCTTCATATATCAAACGATAGTCCGTACAATAAATCCAGTTTGGCTAGGATTCTAAAGCAAAACGATGCAAATATTGAAGTGTCCTTTCAACATACAATGATTGACGTTCTTCTTGCTGGACACCCAATTGAGCTTTTTGACGGGGATGCTCAAGGGATTccagatttattttttgtggaTTTTATGCGTGCCTTGGAAGACCGAATGGGAAAAAGAAATTCTATAGGGGTAGTAAGTGTTTTGGGTGTTCAAAGTAGTGGAAAGTCAACATTACTGAATGCAATGTTTGGTTGCAAATTTACTGTTTCATCTGGCCGTTGCACCAAGGGTGTTAACATGCAGTTAATCACCGTCCAAAAACAATATGCTGCAAAGTTTAACATAGACTACATTCTTGTTTTAGATACAGAAGGCCTAAAATCTCCAGAAAGACAAGACCTTATGGGTAATGATGAACATGATTCTGAGCTTGCTACATTTGTTGTTGGACTTAGTGACATTGTTGTTTTGAATGTTGCATCTGAAAGTATGGATGCCCTGAAAGATATTATACAAATTACAATTCACGCATTCCTTCGAATGAAAGACGTTAATTATCAAAAAAccaaatgtctttttgttcatcAAAATACTGGTGATCCTTCCAATCATCAGAAATTAACAAATGAAcggaaactttttgaaaaaactcTGAAAGAGTTAACAGAAATAGCTGCGAAGTCTGAAATTGGCACTACTCAAGTTTGCTTCAAAGATATATTGGATTACGATGAAGACAAGAGTCATGAATATTTCTGTTGTCTGTATGATGGCACACCACCGATGGCTGCAATAAATCAAGGATATGCTGAGAAAGTCATGAGCGTAAAGGAGTCAATTCTTTTATCACTGAGCAAAAATCAAAGACAAACCCCTTCAAGCTTTTCTAAAAAGGTTCTTCAAATTTGGGACGCCGTTTTATCTGAGGATTTCTTATACAGCTTCAAGAATTCTTTCATAGCCTTTAAGAGGGGTGCTCTGGATGACAAATTTGCAGAGCTTGAATGGGAATTTCGACAGGAATTAAAGAAGCATCTTGAAATTTACCAAACagaaatttcaaacagtaaagaACTGCTCTCTCTGCAGCTGTACGTGCAAAGAATTGAGGAAGTGTTTGATGATATTCCCGAAAGAATGGTCCAGAAAATGGAAGAGTACCTCAAAGATGATCCAGTATCGAAACGCCTGTTTTTCGAAGAAGTAAAATCTTCAGTGGATCATCTTATGATAAAAACCAAAACTGAATTACTAGAATCACTAAAAGATTCTATAGAAAGGGAAAAGAGCAAACGCGTAGTTGCTTCAAAGGAATTaggttttgaaatgttttttcaagAGAGAATTGCGTCACTCGGTGAGCGATTTAGGTCTGAAGGAAAAAGCTTAGATGAAAACGAAGCGACGGCTGAATTTGATAAGCTTTGGGATCATCTGTTAAGCGACATCGGAGACCATTCGTTCAGAAGGATAGAGCGAACTAACTTTGAGATGCAAGTGCGAGAATATCTCATGCAAAAATATAGCAAAAGATACGGAAAGTGTTTGAAAtctgaactaaaaaataaggaaagtCTTGCAGAGTTTGCAAGGGAGCAGATTGATATATCTTCCttatatgatgaaaaatctTATTGGACGCGTCTAAAAAACTTTGGAGCAAGTTACTTTAGTAGCCGACAGCAATTACCAGTAGATCATTTAGATCATTATCACACCACCAATCGACTAGCTGTTAATCTCATCAAGACTTTTGAAAATGACATAGAAAGAACACTTGGAAACAAAGATCTATGCTTTGAAAACTGGTATAGTGTTATGGTTCAACTTCATCATGACCTGAATATTTCTTTTGAGAACCCTATGTATCATTTATTCAATAGCAACATGGTGGTCCGTGCGAAGATTACTCTGCATATATTTGGTACTTTTGTTCAGTATTTAGATAAGTTTCgagatatttttttggaaaataatgatCCAATGCGTAAGATAGctcgaagaaaaaatcattttaggaaattttttttaggcctTTGTGCCAGTCGTAGTTTAGCTTCAACCGCGGCTGGCAGGTTTATTGAGGACTGCTATATTCCTGGAATCACGGAAACAATTGAAATCAGTATCGATCGTGTTCTTGCTGCCCAGTTCAAAAGTGCCAACACAGAATTTACAAATAGGAAAACATGCGAAATTGCTCTGTTGCGTGATACGCATGATACTGGGGATTTTAACTTCTACTTGAAGCTTATTCATCAGTATAAAAAGCATTTAGAAGACTGGCTTCATTTTAAGATGACCAAGTATTTCAAGAAGCCATGCCCATGTGAAACTTGTTCCAGGTATAAccgaaatattttttctcatgTCATATTTGAAAGAACGGACAGTCTCAACCAATCCATATGGATAGTCCTTGAAGACATAGTTGGTGGCCCGAAATCTGACATCAGCGTTGTAGAGGTCTTACAAAAAATTTCTGATGCATCTAAGCAGAACGTGATTCTTAAAATGGAGACGATGAAACCATATTTGAACCTGACCACTGGACATGAATTTGCTCTAATTCTGATGAAAGAGTTGGAAAGATTCCAGGATGATAATCTCACAG aaaagaaaaaatggatcGACCGTGCAGTGCTGTACCTTATAGAGTCCCTCATTGGTTGTGGCACCTGTTGTCCTTTTTGTGGAGCTCCGTGCAGCCTAAGCTCAAGCCAACATGATGAGCActccaccaattttcatcggcCCCAAGTCATTGTTGGATACAG CTATGAGGGATCCAATGACGCCATGATTGAAAATTGCCCAGCCTATCTTGCAAAAGGAACGTCGTTTCGAAACCAAGACTCTCGATGGCAATTTGTTTCTTACAAGGATTATAAAACTATATACCCAAACTGGAACATTATGCCTAGTCTCAGCATAGAATCTGGTATTTTCTGGAAGTGGGTCCTTGTCGAAAAGGCTTGTGAATTCGAACTCTACTATGGATTTAATTCAAATAGTATCCCAACAGAGTGGCGAGACATTACATGGGAATCGGTGGAGAGAGACTTCGAGTCCCAACTACAAAAAATTGGTGAAGATGAAGGCGAAGAAAgtgaataa
- the LOC136035015 gene encoding interferon-induced very large GTPase 1-like isoform X1, which produces MEENCEKRKKSIGDQDSMLSEDEEIPSVTEMKIKGQLRMEENCEKRKKSIGDQDSMLSEDEEIPSVTEMKDPLLTYAAVCEKGLSTHVDKIENKFTKIDSSSSSAFVTSMRSLEENGLTKENCKEDTIVESTSNYGTLTQTNISSPLPRQISANDSAKLANKSENKSAKIDTSSASAFVASVRSLEKIGIIEESFKEGAPKEQDSDSNISTEKNIKSVPIKPISPKDNAPSVPSDKSENISPEIKRPHASVATSFVNTDSNGKRYQGESSAFAAMNETSFSGHMQNFVSIKPAYENAVKINGTGRNQNSDLSPSLNFNDKTDKIPISILHENEDPYETSWPTEREICSILDKLQLSTYRKQKLTLEKVKEFSMCKPSGAKGSSEAVSKFFHKLMHNSVEARNEIMFEKSNMEHNSMDLMYCFLLIADDFLRQEIFSRLAVLQFSVPFLIKDPSTKYLLLNWSLVNITKRWKTLNGKSFIESDVHSGNFVYCSFVRIGDLSFSKSKVINKLFPKGNEPFQNYDEDDVPRTFSSGSLELSWLLPVRDENFEPLATVNLRGDSKNNIDLAMYVAKQSSVLCVFIGNTSVETERLLISLAKFCSMMIVISDKKLNADDLVKGLPKKTNFVYIRDTESRIIQKLKPLVLNKKLKKKNFSEWEEGAKAFDFLLEDSNECMQVAKEAALTLAKEIGRNKLSSLPLSGKLWKDYNAIHKRQKRVTEKPTDISVKKYTESLEQNKRKIRTQQGTLMPAKFFEHFAERLILNQKERRYFLFWLSQYLERFSRDPASSKDIGIEHLMRELCQIYMLHISNDSPYNKSSLARILKQNDANIEVSFQHTMIDVLLAGHPIELFDGDAQGIPDLFFVDFMRALEDRMGKRNSIGVVSVLGVQSSGKSTLLNAMFGCKFTVSSGRCTKGVNMQLITVQKQYAAKFNIDYILVLDTEGLKSPERQDLMGNDEHDSELATFVVGLSDIVVLNVASESMDALKDIIQITIHAFLRMKDVNYQKTKCLFVHQNTGDPSNHQKLTNERKLFEKTLKELTEIAAKSEIGTTQVCFKDILDYDEDKSHEYFCCLYDGTPPMAAINQGYAEKVMSVKESILLSLSKNQRQTPSSFSKKVLQIWDAVLSEDFLYSFKNSFIAFKRGALDDKFAELEWEFRQELKKHLEIYQTEISNSKELLSLQLYVQRIEEVFDDIPERMVQKMEEYLKDDPVSKRLFFEEVKSSVDHLMIKTKTELLESLKDSIEREKSKRVVASKELGFEMFFQERIASLGERFRSEGKSLDENEATAEFDKLWDHLLSDIGDHSFRRIERTNFEMQVREYLMQKYSKRYGKCLKSELKNKESLAEFAREQIDISSLYDEKSYWTRLKNFGASYFSSRQQLPVDHLDHYHTTNRLAVNLIKTFENDIERTLGNKDLCFENWYSVMVQLHHDLNISFENPMYHLFNSNMVVRAKITLHIFGTFVQYLDKFRDIFLENNDPMRKIARRKNHFRKFFLGLCASRSLASTAAGRFIEDCYIPGITETIEISIDRVLAAQFKSANTEFTNRKTCEIALLRDTHDTGDFNFYLKLIHQYKKHLEDWLHFKMTKYFKKPCPCETCSRYNRNIFSHVIFERTDSLNQSIWIVLEDIVGGPKSDISVVEVLQKISDASKQNVILKMETMKPYLNLTTGHEFALILMKELERFQDDNLTEKKKWIDRAVLYLIESLIGCGTCCPFCGAPCSLSSSQHDEHSTNFHRPQVIVGYSYEGSNDAMIENCPAYLAKGTSFRNQDSRWQFVSYKDYKTIYPNWNIMPSLSIESGIFWKWVLVEKACEFELYYGFNSNSIPTEWRDITWESVERDFESQLQKIGEDEGEESE; this is translated from the exons ATGgaggaaaattgtgaaaaaaggaagaagagcATTGGGGATCAAGATAGCATGCTCTCAGAGGACGAGGAGATACCTAGTGTGACGGAGATGAAG ATTAAAGGCCAGTTGAGGATGgaggaaaattgtgaaaaaaggaagaagagcATTGGGGATCAAGATAGCATGCTCTCAGAGGACGAAGAGATACCTAGTGTGACGGAGATGAAG GATCCTTTACTTACCTATGCAGCAGTCTGTGAGAAAGGTCTGTCGACGCATGTAGACAAaatcgaaaacaaatttaccaaaattgaCTCTTCATCATCATCTGCATTCGTCACTTCCATGAGAAGTTTGGAGGAAAATGGATTAACCAAAGAGAACTGCAAAGAAGATACAATAGTTGAATCAACTTCCAACTATGGTACACTTACCCAGACAAATATTTCATCACCGTTACCTAGACAAATCAGTGCAAATGATTCTGCTAAACTTGCCAATAAAAGCGaaaataaatctgccaaaattgaCACATCATCTGCTTCTGCCTTCGTCGCCTCTGTGAGAAGTTTGGAGAAAATTGGAATAATCGAAGAGAGCTTCAAAGAAGGCGCGCCAAAGGAGCAAGATTCGGACAGCAATATATCTaccgaaaaaaatataaaatcagtTCCAATTAAACCGATTAGTCCAAAAGATAATGCACCTTCAGTGCCTTCagataaaagtgaaaatatctcTCCCGAAATTAAAAGACCGCATGCATCCGTGGCCACTTCTTTCGTAAATACTGATTCTAATGGGAAGCGCTATCAAGGAGAAAGTTCAGCTTTCGCAGCTATGaatgaaacaagtttttcaggTCATATGCAGAATTTTGTGAGCATTAAACCTGCGTATGAAAACGCTGTTAAAATTAACGGGACAGGTAGAAACCAGAATTCTGATCTTTCAccttcattgaattttaatgacaaGACTGACAAAATACCTATCAGTATTTTACATGAAAACGAAGATCCATACGAAACTTCTTGGCCCACAGAAAGAGAAATATGTTCCATTCTTGACAAGCTCCAATTGTCCACCTACAGGAAGCAAAAGTTAACCCTTGAGAAAGTAAAAGAGTTTAGCATGTGCAAACCCTCTGGTGCAAAAGGGTCTTCAGAAGCTGTGTCGAAATTCTTCCATAAACTAATGCACAACTCCGTAGAAGCTAGGAATGAGATtatgtttgaaaaatcaaatatggAGCATAACTCAATGGACTTGATGTATTGTTTCCTTCTTATTGCTGACGATTTCCTAAGACAAGAAATTTTTTCACGGTTGGCAGTTTTACAGTTTTCAGTTCCGTTTCTCATCAAAGATCCATCTACAAAATACCTTTTATTAAACTGGTCCCTAGTGAATATCACCAAACGGTGGAAAACTTTGAACGGCAAATCCTTTATTGAAAGTGACGTCCATTCAGGAAATTTTGTCTATTGCTCGTTTGTAAGAATTGGAGATCTTTCATTCTCAAAGTCGAAGGTTATCAATAAATTGTTCCCAAAAGGAAATGAGCCTTTCCAAAACTATGATGAAGACGATGTTCCGAGAACCTTTTCTAGTGGATCCTTGGAACTATCTTGGCTACTTCCCGTTagggatgaaaattttgaacccTTAGCCACTGTTAATCTACGTGGAGACTCTAAGAACAACATCGATTTGGCAATGTACGTCGCTAAACAATCAAGTGTTCTGTGTGTATTTATTGGTAATACTTCAGTTGAAACCGAGCGTCTTTTAATATCTTTAGCTAAATTCTGTTCGATGATGATTGTTATCTCTGACAAGAAGCTAAATGCGGATGATCTAGTCAAAGGGCTTCCAAAAAAAACGAACTTCGTGTATATCAGAGACACCGAGTCTCGTATAATCCAGAAATTGAAGCCtctagttttaaataaaaaattgaagaaaaagaacTTCTCAGAATGGGAAGAAGGAGCTAAAGCTTTTGACTTTCTATTGGAAGATTCAAATGAATGTATGCAAGTTGCTAAAGAAGCTGCTCTAACTCTAGCGAAGGAAATAGGAAGAAATAAACTTTCTAGTCTGCCTCTATCTGGAAAATTGTGGAAGGACTACAATGCTATTCATAAGAGACAAAAGCGTGTAACGGAAAAACCAACTGACATATCAGTAAAAAAATACACTGAATCATTAGAACAGAATAAGAGAAAAATCCGAACACAGCAGGGTACCTTGATGCCAGCAAAATTTTTTGAGCATTTTGCTGAGAGGTTGATCCTTAATCAGAAAGAAAGAAGGTATTTTTTATTCTGGTTGTCTCAATACCTTGAAAGGTTTTCAAGAGATCCTGCCAGTAGCAAGGACATTGGCATAGAACACCTGATGAGAGAACTTTGTCAGATTTATATGCTTCATATATCAAACGATAGTCCGTACAATAAATCCAGTTTGGCTAGGATTCTAAAGCAAAACGATGCAAATATTGAAGTGTCCTTTCAACATACAATGATTGACGTTCTTCTTGCTGGACACCCAATTGAGCTTTTTGACGGGGATGCTCAAGGGATTccagatttattttttgtggaTTTTATGCGTGCCTTGGAAGACCGAATGGGAAAAAGAAATTCTATAGGGGTAGTAAGTGTTTTGGGTGTTCAAAGTAGTGGAAAGTCAACATTACTGAATGCAATGTTTGGTTGCAAATTTACTGTTTCATCTGGCCGTTGCACCAAGGGTGTTAACATGCAGTTAATCACCGTCCAAAAACAATATGCTGCAAAGTTTAACATAGACTACATTCTTGTTTTAGATACAGAAGGCCTAAAATCTCCAGAAAGACAAGACCTTATGGGTAATGATGAACATGATTCTGAGCTTGCTACATTTGTTGTTGGACTTAGTGACATTGTTGTTTTGAATGTTGCATCTGAAAGTATGGATGCCCTGAAAGATATTATACAAATTACAATTCACGCATTCCTTCGAATGAAAGACGTTAATTATCAAAAAAccaaatgtctttttgttcatcAAAATACTGGTGATCCTTCCAATCATCAGAAATTAACAAATGAAcggaaactttttgaaaaaactcTGAAAGAGTTAACAGAAATAGCTGCGAAGTCTGAAATTGGCACTACTCAAGTTTGCTTCAAAGATATATTGGATTACGATGAAGACAAGAGTCATGAATATTTCTGTTGTCTGTATGATGGCACACCACCGATGGCTGCAATAAATCAAGGATATGCTGAGAAAGTCATGAGCGTAAAGGAGTCAATTCTTTTATCACTGAGCAAAAATCAAAGACAAACCCCTTCAAGCTTTTCTAAAAAGGTTCTTCAAATTTGGGACGCCGTTTTATCTGAGGATTTCTTATACAGCTTCAAGAATTCTTTCATAGCCTTTAAGAGGGGTGCTCTGGATGACAAATTTGCAGAGCTTGAATGGGAATTTCGACAGGAATTAAAGAAGCATCTTGAAATTTACCAAACagaaatttcaaacagtaaagaACTGCTCTCTCTGCAGCTGTACGTGCAAAGAATTGAGGAAGTGTTTGATGATATTCCCGAAAGAATGGTCCAGAAAATGGAAGAGTACCTCAAAGATGATCCAGTATCGAAACGCCTGTTTTTCGAAGAAGTAAAATCTTCAGTGGATCATCTTATGATAAAAACCAAAACTGAATTACTAGAATCACTAAAAGATTCTATAGAAAGGGAAAAGAGCAAACGCGTAGTTGCTTCAAAGGAATTaggttttgaaatgttttttcaagAGAGAATTGCGTCACTCGGTGAGCGATTTAGGTCTGAAGGAAAAAGCTTAGATGAAAACGAAGCGACGGCTGAATTTGATAAGCTTTGGGATCATCTGTTAAGCGACATCGGAGACCATTCGTTCAGAAGGATAGAGCGAACTAACTTTGAGATGCAAGTGCGAGAATATCTCATGCAAAAATATAGCAAAAGATACGGAAAGTGTTTGAAAtctgaactaaaaaataaggaaagtCTTGCAGAGTTTGCAAGGGAGCAGATTGATATATCTTCCttatatgatgaaaaatctTATTGGACGCGTCTAAAAAACTTTGGAGCAAGTTACTTTAGTAGCCGACAGCAATTACCAGTAGATCATTTAGATCATTATCACACCACCAATCGACTAGCTGTTAATCTCATCAAGACTTTTGAAAATGACATAGAAAGAACACTTGGAAACAAAGATCTATGCTTTGAAAACTGGTATAGTGTTATGGTTCAACTTCATCATGACCTGAATATTTCTTTTGAGAACCCTATGTATCATTTATTCAATAGCAACATGGTGGTCCGTGCGAAGATTACTCTGCATATATTTGGTACTTTTGTTCAGTATTTAGATAAGTTTCgagatatttttttggaaaataatgatCCAATGCGTAAGATAGctcgaagaaaaaatcattttaggaaattttttttaggcctTTGTGCCAGTCGTAGTTTAGCTTCAACCGCGGCTGGCAGGTTTATTGAGGACTGCTATATTCCTGGAATCACGGAAACAATTGAAATCAGTATCGATCGTGTTCTTGCTGCCCAGTTCAAAAGTGCCAACACAGAATTTACAAATAGGAAAACATGCGAAATTGCTCTGTTGCGTGATACGCATGATACTGGGGATTTTAACTTCTACTTGAAGCTTATTCATCAGTATAAAAAGCATTTAGAAGACTGGCTTCATTTTAAGATGACCAAGTATTTCAAGAAGCCATGCCCATGTGAAACTTGTTCCAGGTATAAccgaaatattttttctcatgTCATATTTGAAAGAACGGACAGTCTCAACCAATCCATATGGATAGTCCTTGAAGACATAGTTGGTGGCCCGAAATCTGACATCAGCGTTGTAGAGGTCTTACAAAAAATTTCTGATGCATCTAAGCAGAACGTGATTCTTAAAATGGAGACGATGAAACCATATTTGAACCTGACCACTGGACATGAATTTGCTCTAATTCTGATGAAAGAGTTGGAAAGATTCCAGGATGATAATCTCACAG aaaagaaaaaatggatcGACCGTGCAGTGCTGTACCTTATAGAGTCCCTCATTGGTTGTGGCACCTGTTGTCCTTTTTGTGGAGCTCCGTGCAGCCTAAGCTCAAGCCAACATGATGAGCActccaccaattttcatcggcCCCAAGTCATTGTTGGATACAG CTATGAGGGATCCAATGACGCCATGATTGAAAATTGCCCAGCCTATCTTGCAAAAGGAACGTCGTTTCGAAACCAAGACTCTCGATGGCAATTTGTTTCTTACAAGGATTATAAAACTATATACCCAAACTGGAACATTATGCCTAGTCTCAGCATAGAATCTGGTATTTTCTGGAAGTGGGTCCTTGTCGAAAAGGCTTGTGAATTCGAACTCTACTATGGATTTAATTCAAATAGTATCCCAACAGAGTGGCGAGACATTACATGGGAATCGGTGGAGAGAGACTTCGAGTCCCAACTACAAAAAATTGGTGAAGATGAAGGCGAAGAAAgtgaataa